One window of the Diospyros lotus cultivar Yz01 chromosome 12, ASM1463336v1, whole genome shotgun sequence genome contains the following:
- the LOC127814001 gene encoding rho GDP-dissociation inhibitor 1-like, translating into MESGKRTEAGSSSGTVVVGDGNREKKVEVEVTEKQGGEDEEEEASDDAENDGGGGTIGEFVPSPLVPLKDQIEKDKEDESLRRWKEKLLGCVEGDLNGQMEPEVIFHSIGIISDDSGEFSASLPIDESKSSRVLFTLMEGSEYRLKLTFTVLHNIVLGLAYTNTVWKGGLQVDESKGMLGSFAPQREPYVHTLDEEITPSGVLARGTYSAKLKFQDDDKRCHMELKYSFEIKRSN; encoded by the exons ATGGAGAGTGGGAAGAGAACAGAGGCTGGATCGTCTTCGGGTACTGTTGTTGTTGGTGATGGAAACAGAGAAAAGAAAGTAGAAGTCGAAGTGACCGAGAAACAGGGGGGCGAGGACGAGGAGGAAGAGGCGTCCGATGATGCAGAGAATGATGGCGGCGGCGGCACCATTGGTGAATTTGTTCCCAGCCCTCTCGTGCCTCTCAAAGACCAGATTGAGAAAGACAAG GAGGATGAGAGCTTAAGAAGGTGGAAAGAGAAGCTGCTTGGCTGTGTGGAAGGCGACTTAAATG GACAAATGGAGCCTGAAGTTATATTCCATTCAATAGGGATCATATCTGATGATTCTGGGGAATTTAGTGCTTCCTTGCCTATTGATGAAAGTAAGAGCAGCAGGGTGCTTTTTACTCTGATGGAGGGGTCTGAGTATCGTCTCAAATTGACATTCACTGTTCTCCACAACATTGTCTTGGGTTTGGCCTACACAAACACAGTGTGGAAGGGAGGACTCCAAG TTGACGAGAGTAAAGGAATGTTGGGCAGTTTTGCTCCTCAGAGAGAACCCTACGTGCATACCTTGGACGAGGAGATCACTCCATCTGGTGTACTTGCAAGAGGAACATACTCTGCGAAGCTTAAG TTTCAAGATGATGATAAAAGATGCCATATGGAGCTCAAGTATTCTTTCGAAATAAAAAGAAGCAACTAA